From a single Deltaproteobacteria bacterium genomic region:
- a CDS encoding MaoC/PaaZ C-terminal domain-containing protein, translating into MGLNKEYIGKEFEPTVHVVSTEEVIDYAWAIGARNLSYFNYNGAFAFDHENPAGMAPPSYAVTYELPILEKLWSDPALHGGPDEAKKNVLMLVHGDQHMKFYRPIRPGDKLTFTPKITDIEDKGSGELLKINVLTTNGNGEKVVESDWGLFIRGSGSGQKPKKAPSNGNKPKETPEPPPLAFRDIIRIPEDITYRYAKASNDMNPIHIDEDVAKEAGLSGIIVHGLCTMSMTMRAIIESYLDSDPGKLKSLGVRFTAPVYPGDTIMVDGWEVGRENGHVKLGFDVTRKSDNVKVIKGGSAEVEVD; encoded by the coding sequence ATGGGACTCAATAAAGAATATATAGGAAAGGAATTCGAACCCACCGTGCATGTGGTAAGCACGGAGGAGGTTATTGATTACGCGTGGGCGATAGGCGCCCGCAACCTGAGCTATTTCAACTACAACGGCGCTTTCGCCTTTGATCACGAAAACCCGGCGGGTATGGCCCCGCCGAGCTATGCCGTAACCTACGAGCTTCCGATACTGGAGAAGCTCTGGAGCGACCCCGCGCTTCACGGAGGTCCTGATGAGGCCAAAAAGAACGTGCTCATGCTTGTCCACGGGGATCAGCACATGAAATTCTACAGGCCCATAAGACCGGGTGACAAGCTCACATTTACTCCCAAAATCACCGATATCGAAGACAAGGGATCGGGCGAGCTTCTTAAAATAAACGTACTAACTACGAACGGGAACGGTGAGAAGGTTGTCGAGTCCGACTGGGGTCTCTTCATAAGGGGCAGCGGAAGCGGGCAGAAGCCCAAAAAAGCGCCGTCTAACGGCAATAAGCCCAAGGAGACTCCCGAGCCGCCGCCGCTCGCCTTTAGGGATATAATCAGGATACCCGAGGACATCACCTACAGGTACGCGAAGGCTTCAAACGACATGAACCCGATTCATATTGACGAGGATGTGGCAAAGGAGGCGGGCCTGAGCGGGATTATCGTTCACGGTCTCTGCACTATGTCCATGACCATGCGGGCGATAATAGAGAGTTATCTCGACAGCGATCCCGGGAAATTGAAATCACTGGGTGTCAGGTTCACTGCTCCAGTATATCCGGGAGATACAATCATGGTTGACGGTTGGGAAGTGGGGAGAGAGAACGGTCACGTTAAGCTGGGATTCGATGTGACGAGAAAAAGCGATAACGTCAAAGTTATAAAAGGCGGCTCCGCCGAAGTAGAAGTAGACTGA